A genomic stretch from Strongyloides ratti genome assembly S_ratti_ED321, chromosome : 1 includes:
- a CDS encoding Thrombospondin, type 1 repeat and Somatomedin B domain-containing protein, which yields MILKIIKKIKKNVWKYIFLLLSLNIISLIKGGCYQRQLCCKGKNNTCKDIDDGIRHLPISIRWPGQVPKDYRYDWRERPSFVYAKDDNEKLGRLVLPDILQVNENGLQYLRSYESDKFNKDYLFDEMLTDMDDEYIQELEPDESIEILHFGEEYEDPQPYQEHIRYLDPDNRTHAYIRYSLINRYIPVRVEKVKKRTRHRMRHEKVRKLGKNKIDKLVPLEHHDDEKKKIENEKNYRYKSQGNIECYCDSACLKFGDCCSDYTFVCPPLDCKTSEWEIWSDCIADDKEKNCGIGERVRKRKIIKNPENGGSRCGVLEEKVSCFKECKKKKGITSLFDETTVALIIDYKYNMSRKYDRKHNKLWSIPKVIEKLKHLQYYCVEYKIDWLNQNCIEEVFKNTLYKGTTICGECQPEAQVHRKNHRCASDLENGEVGFWKLIGPKSCNGIWTRIVRTDKCKCSSMLPHLYPYLLV from the exons atgatattaaaaataattaaaaaaattaaaaaaaatgtatggaaatatatatttcttttactatctctaaatattatatctCTAATAAAAGGTGGTTGTTATCAACGACAATTATGTTGTAAgggaaaaaataatacatgtAAGGATATTGATGATGGTATTCGGCACCTACCAATTTCTATACGATGGCCAGGACAGGTACCTAAAGATTATCGTTATGATTGGAGAGAAAGACCAAGTTTTGTTTATGCTAAAgatgataatgaaaaattaggAAGATTAGTTTTACCAGATATTTTACAAGTTAATGAAAATGGTTTACAATACCTTAGAAGTTATG agagtgataaatttaataaagattACCTTTTTGATGAAATGTTAACAGACATGGATGATGAATATATTCAGGAACTTGAACCAGATGAAAGTATtgaaatattacattttggTGAGGAGTATGAAGATCCACAACCTTATCAAGAACATATTAGATATTTAGATCCAGATAATAGGACACATGCATATATAcg atattCATTGATAAACCGGTACATACCTGTCAGAGTTGAAAAGGTTAAAAAAAGAACACGACACAGGATGAGGCATGAAAAAGTTCGAAAATtaggtaaaaataaaattgataaattagtTCCTTTAGAACATCatgatgatgaaaaaaagaaaattgaaAATGAGAAAAATTATCGTTATAAATCTCAAGGTAATATTGAATGTTATTGTGATAGTGCATGCTTAAAATTTGGTGATTGTTGTTCTGATTATACTTTTGTTTGCCCACCACTTGATTGTAAGACATCTGAATGGGAGATATGGAGTGATTGTATAGCtgatgataaagaaaaaaattgtgGTATTGGTGAAAGagttagaaaaagaaaaattattaaaaatcctGAAAATGGTGGTTCTAGGTGTGGTGTATTAGAGGAAAAAGTATCATGTTTTAAAGaatgtaagaaaaaaaaaggtataaCAAGTTTATTTGATGAGACAACAGTAGCATTGATAAtagattataaatataatatgagTAGAAAATATGACAGAaaacataataaattatGGAGTATACCAAaagttattgaaaaattaaaacatttacaGTATTATTGTgttgaatataaaatagatTGGTTAAATCAAAATTGTATTGAAGAAGTTTTTAAGAATACTTTATATAAAGGTACAACAATATGTGGTGAATGTCAACCAGAGGCACAGGTTCATAGAAAAAATCATCGTTGTGCAAGTGATTTAGAAAATGGTGAAGTAGGATTTTGGAAATTAATTGGTCCAAAAAGTTGTAATGGTATTTGGACAAGAATTGTTAGGACTGATAAATGTAAATGTTCTTCAATGTTACCACATCTTTATCCATACTTATTggtataa
- a CDS encoding Dihydropteridine reductase — protein sequence MIRNTFKIGKIMSSGKVLVYGGKGALGSKVVEIFKENKYHTISIDLTKNEHADNNIVVDSSLDQLEQEKFIMEEVKNVLGDDKLDGVFCVAGGWAGGNSSSTDFVKNCDMMWKQSVWSSVISSAISSKYLKEGGILQLTGAAAAETGTPGMIGYGMAKAAVHHLVKSLSMNDSGLPKNCNVLAILPITLDTPMNRKWMPKGDFSSWTPLTLLGEKFLSWTTTPSTRPSSGSLLKIVTKNNETSFIPL from the exons atgaTTAGAAATACCTTCAAAATAg gtaaAATAATGTCATCAGGAAAAGTTTTAGTTTATGGTGGAAAAGGTGCACTTGGATCTAAAGttgttgaaatatttaaagaaaataaatatcatacTATTTCTATtgatttaacaaaaaatgaaCATGCTGATAATAACATTGTTGTTGACAGTTCACTTGACCAATTAGaacaagaaaaatttataatggAAGAGGTTAAAAATGTACTTGGAGATGATAAATTAGATGGAGTATTTTGTGTAGCTGGTGGTTGGGCTGGTGGTAACTCATCATCAACagattttgtaaaaaattgtGATATGATGTGGAAACAATCTGTTTGGAGTTCTGTAATTTCATCTGCCATTTCTTCAAAATATCTTAAGGAAGGTGGTATTCTTCAATTGACTGGAGCTGCTGCTGCTGAGACAGGAACACCAGGAATGATTGGTTATGGTATGGCTAAGGCTGCTGTTCATCATCTTGTCAAAAGTTTATCAATGAATGATTCTGGTTTACCAAAAAATTGTAATGTTTTGGCTATCCTTCCAATTACATTAGATACTCCAATGAATCGTAAATGGATGCCAAAAGGAGATTTTAGTTCATGGACACCATTAACATTATTAGGAGAAAAATTTCTTTCATGGACAACTACTCCATCAACCCGCCCTTCATCAGGATCCTTATTGAAAATTGTCACTAAAAACAATGAGACATCATTTATtccattataa
- a CDS encoding Cytochrome c oxidase assembly protein PET191 family-containing protein, giving the protein MASLHSNVRQEFADSNVALQPSSGRSCDKIRQELKRCIKESSCVQVEGRKAKDCLNSRDGGVPDRCYVLLSSFTDCKKSLVDMRSRFRGRKGDM; this is encoded by the exons atggcTTCATTACATTCAAATGTAAGACAGGAATTTGCTGATTCGAATGTTGCTTTACAACCATCTAGTGGCAGAAGTTGTGATAAAATACGTCAAGAATTAAAAAGATGTATTAAAGAATCTTCATGTGTTCAAGTTGAGGGAAGGAAGGCAAAAGATTGCCTTAATTCTAGAGATGGTGGTGTTCCAGATAGATGTTATGTTTTACTTAGCTCATTTACTGATTGTAAAAAATCATtg GTTGACATGAGATCAAGATTTCGTGGCCGTAAAGGAGACATGTAG
- a CDS encoding Rac GTPase-activating protein 1 produces the protein MSRKSRSIDSVSLLQDHVQLVSAYESLFASSSQDVIDAYEFTLSECEETSSFKKELNEIVSYCDSVVEKNKYLEGKIKKYKEEIASLKEHLSVYEKENKHLRNCVENLKNTFAVKIEKVKTKMKDSNITSTDSEDDIDFDMTGESGKSEEGKIALKQKIIDEEENFANRESLTSDTVAESLKRSASDVPKRSNKIDRREFNLTVAVENPLVIEPIKEYIESTSNLSWTNGSYISEKNHRFFTKGFHIGMCNICDSILFKSKNVLSCSDCHLLGHISCLSNTTIPCVPRHSFPKIVNRIRLSLAECCPGSNPMIPYIIIRCVIAIEQFYISHEGIYRVPGNPENIQRLFASLKNPKTSVDLSKEFPETIVGCIKRFLRELREPLIPSSSWDEFTSAAEMKNIDGINLAFCDLPRPNADTLAFICAHLQKVIKNCEVNKMQIENISQVMGPIIVGFPKRSRRSDSMTLETKEHNMAKQITTMKTLLSLPQTYWDPFLKPISTRSRRSSLSRPILNKYINTDFFMNS, from the exons ATGAGTAGGAAATCACGATCAATAGATTCCGTTTCACTTCTCCAAGACCATGTTCAGCTAGTTTCGGCATATGAAAGTTTATTTGCATCATCCAGTCAAG ATGTTATTGATGCATATGAATTTACTTTATCAGAATGTGAGGAAACAAGTTCAttcaaaaaagaattaaatgaaattgtATCTTATTGTGATAGTGTTGTTGAgaagaataaatatttagagggaaaaataaaaaagtacaaAGAAGAAATAGCATCGTTAAAAGAACATCTTTCTGtatatgaaaaagaaaataaacaTCTTAGAAATTGTGTTgaaaatcttaaaaatacatttgcTGTTAAGATTGAAAAAGTTAAGACTAAAATGAAAGATTCAAATATCACTAGTACAGATAGTGAAGATGACATAGACTTTGACATGACCGGTGAAAGTGGAAAATCTGAAGAGGGAAAGATTGCtcttaaacaaaaaattattgatgaAGAGGAAAATTTTGCAAACAGAGAGTCATTAACTTCTGATACAGTGGCAGAGAGTCTTAAAAGAAGCGCTTCAGATGTACCAAAACgatcaaataaaattgatagacgtgaatttaatttaacaGTTGCGGTGGAAAATCCATTAGTTATTGAACCAATAAAAGAATACATAGAATCAACATCAAATCTCTCGTGGACAAATGGTAGTTACATATCTGAAAAAAACCACCGTTTCTTCACAAAAGGATTCCATATTGGAATGTGTAATATTTGTGatagtatattatttaagtCAAAAAATGTTCTATCATGTTCTGATTGTCATTTACTTGGCCATATTAGTTGCCTTTCAAATACAACAATTCCTTGTGTTCCAAGGCATTCTTTTccaaaaattgtaaatagAATTAGATTATCTCTTGCTGAATGTTGCCCTGGAAGTAATCCAATGATCccatatataataatacgTTGTGTTATTGCAATTGAACAGTTTTATATTAGTCATGAAGGTATATATAGAGTACCAGGAAACCCTGAAAATATTCAACGTCTATTTGCCTCCTTAAAAAATCCTAAAACATCAGTAGATTTATCGAAGGAATTTCCAGAAACGATAGTTGGTTGTATAAAACGATTTCTTCGTGAATTACGTGAACCTTTAATACCATCCTCTTCATGGGATGAATTTACATCAGCAGCTGAGATGAAGAATATTGATGGAATAAATTTAGCCTTTTGTGATTTACCACGTCCCAATGCTGATACATTAGCTTTTATTTGTGCTCACCTTCAGAaggttattaaaaattgtgaGGTTAATAAGATgcaaattgaaaatatatctCAAGTTATGGGTCCAATAATTGTAGGATTTCCTAAAAGAAGTCGTCGATCAGATAGTATGACGCTAGAAACTAAAGAACATAATATGGCAAAACAAATAACAACAATGAAAACACTTTTATCATTACCACAAACATATTGGGATCCTTTTTTAAAACCAATATCAACAAGGAGTAGAAGGAGTTCTCTGTCTCGTCCAattcttaataaatatat aaatacaGATTTCTTTATGAATTCTTAA
- a CDS encoding Vacuolar protein sorting-associated protein 29 yields MYRRFSNNLVLVIGDFHIPNKAYSLPSKFKKLLVPNKIQHIICTGNLCTKETYDYLRSLASDVHVVRGDCDLDPTYPFTKVISVGDFQIGLTHGHQIIPWGNEDAIEGTARQMKIDVMVTGFTNKCSVKEKGDILYLNPGTATGASSIFDDDSSGSQSTVPSFALMDVQSDVIATYVYKLIDDTVKVERYTFKKPIKVVN; encoded by the exons ATGTATAGACGTTTCTCAAATAAT ttagTTTTGGTTATAGGTGATTTTCATATTCCTAATAAAGCATATTCATTAccatcaaaatttaaaaaattactggTACCAAATAAAATTCAACATATAATTTGTACAGGAAATTTATGTACAAAAGAGACATATGATTATTTACGATCTTTAGCTAGTGATGTTCATGTTGTTAGAGGTGACTGTGATCTTGATCCAACATATCCTTTTACAAAAGTTATTAGTGTTGGAGATTTTCAAATTGGTTTAACTCATGGACATCAAATTATTCCATGGGGAAATGAAGAT gcCATAGAGGGAACAGCAAGGCAAATGAAAATTGATGTTATGGTTACTGGTTTCACAAATAAATGTTCTGTAAAAGAAAAAGgagatattttatatcttaatcCTGGTACTGCTACAGGTGCATCTTCTATTTTTGATGATGATAGTAGTGGTTCACAATCAACTGTACCATCATTTGCTTTAATGGATGTTCAGTCTGATGTTATAGCTACATATGTGTATAAATTGATAGATGATACAGTAAAAGTTGAAagatatacatttaaaaaaccAATTAAAGtagttaattaa
- a CDS encoding EF-hand domain pair-containing protein translates to MYNKIFLFFIFLSTFKLFVLSITDKERRDLHLIVQKGDLNNDYMLDKKEVKNIVRKLIKNVPEYYPGTAPSLDAIEGALVLTEDLFKKYDKDNDGMLSYRGTLLKKSEAIMFGEVVEKIIINLLHEIAKLETPYKNFNPFD, encoded by the exons atgtacaataaaatttttttattttttatttttcttagtacatttaaactttttgttttatcTATTACTGATAAGGAAAGAAGAGATCTTCATTTAATTGTTCAG AAAGGTGACCTAAACAATGATTACATGTTAGACAAGAAAGaggtaaaaaatattgttagaaaattaataaagaacGTACCTGAATATTATCCTGGAACGGCACCATCTCTTGATGCTATTGAAGGAGCACTGGTATTAACGgaagatttatttaaaaaatatgataaagaCAATGATGGGATGTTATCATATAGGGGAACTCTGTTAAAAAAATCTGAAGCAATAATGTTTGGAGAGGtagtagaaaaaattattatcaaccTCCTCCACGAAATAGCCAAACTTGAAACCCcatataaaaactttaatccttttgattaa
- a CDS encoding NHP2-like protein 1 yields MADEVVNTKAYPLADAQMTQKLLDLVQQAMNYKQLKKGANEATKTLNRGISDLIILAADAEPLEIILHLPLLCEDKNVPYVFVKSKAALGRACGVTRAVVACSITQNEGSQLKGQIQKMKENVEKLLI; encoded by the coding sequence ATGGCCGATGAAGTAGTAAATACCAAGGCTTATCCACTTGCTGATGCACAAATGACTCAAAAACTTCTTGACTTAGTTCAGCAAGCAATGAATTATAAGCAACTCAAAAAGGGTGCAAATGAAGCTACTAAGACCCTTAACCGTGGTATCTCAGATCTCATTATCTTAGCTGCTGATGCTGAACCACTTGAAATAATTCTTCATTTGCCTCTTCTCTGTGAAGACAAAAATGTTCCATACGTTTTTGTTAAATCTAAGGCTGCTCTTGGTCGTGCATGTGGTGTTACTCGTGCAGTTGTTGCCTGTTCAATTACACAAAACGAAGGATCTCAATTAAAGGGACAGATCCAAAAGATGAAAGAAAATGTTGAAAAacttttgatttaa